GCAGTAATAGATACGAGTGCATGTGTTGGATGTGGTGCATGTGTTAGTGTATGCCCTGAAAATGCAATAGCTCTTGAAAGAGAGCTAGGGCCTGTAATAAAGACAAAAGAACTATCTATTAATAGGGAAGCCTGTGTTTCATGCCAGGTTTGTGAGGAAAACTGTCCAGTGGGGGCAATTAGACTTGAAGAGGGCGAGATAGTATTTTTAGAGGATAAATGTATTTTATGTGATGTATGTTCAAATAAATGTCCTGTAGGTGCATTAAAACTTAAGAGGTTGTCCAATGAAAGTTAAAGAAATAATGGATAAGGAGTATATATACGTATCTCCTGATCAAGACATTGTAGAAGTATCTTTAAAGATGGAAAAGCATAAAAAGTTCACAACGCCAGTAGTAGATGATAATAAAATGTTAATAGGATGGATAACTTCTCTTGATGTTACCCGAGGATTTAGAGAAAATCAAAAGAAAGTTAAAGACATCATGCACTCTAAAGATTATATAGTACATGTCCATGAAGATGATCCTGCAAGATTGGCAGTTTTAGAGACTTCAAAGCATAAAGTAGTTAGCATACCAGTTTTAGATGATAACGATATAGTTGTGGGAGTTATAAGGACATTTGACATCGTTGAAACACTTTCCCATTTATATGACATCAAAGTCTATAAGATCTTTGAAGCAATGAACAAAGAACTTAAAGGAGTAAGCTGGGAAGAACTGATGGAAGCCGCTGCAATAATTACAAGAAGAAGAACAGGTAAAAGAATAAAACCAGAAGAATACGAGAAAAACATTAGAGAAGCAACATTTGGCGAAGCTATCTGGGCAACAGGCGGTCTTGAAAAATTCTTTGTAGGCCTTATAGCTATAGGGGAACTTGTAATTGCAAGAAAAGTAGCAAGAGCAAGACAATAACCTAAAATTCTCCTAATTTACTTTTATTTTTATATATTTAACTTCTTTTTGATTTTCAAACGATTATTTAATATAAATTATAGTTATATTTTACAGGGAAATTGACATGTGTGGGATTGCAGGAATTAATGGGAATAATATATCAGAAAAGCTTTATAACATGCTTATTTCAATGAAACATAGAGGTCCAGATGGATCTGGAGTTTTTGTTGACAATAGTGTAATATTCGGCGATTTAGATAAATTAGATGTTCCTGAAGGTTCATTTGGATTAGGGCATAATTTGCTTTCAATAGTAGGATGCCAGGGTTCACAGCCATTAACACATGATAAACTAGTATTAGTGTGTAATGGAGAAATATACAATTATAATAAACTTAAAAAGGGTTTTGAAGATGATTTTAAATCAGATTCTGATAGTGAAATAGTATTAATGCTTATAAAACAATTTTACAAAGATTCTATTTATGAAGCTGTACTAAAAACTGTTGAATATTTAGATGGGGATTATGCATTTGCAGTTTATGATGGAAAAGATTTTGCAGCAGTTCGAGATCCATTAGGTGTAAAAACTCTTTATTTTGGAGAAAATAAGGATCAAAACATTTTTGCATTTGCCTCTGAACGAAAAGCACTGTGGAATATAGGAATAAATGATGTGCAAACTTTATCTCCAACTTCAATGATATACAACAAAAAAATAATTAAATTTAACAATAAAATCAGCGAGATCATAACTACAAATAGCGATAATTCTGTTAATCATTATTTATCCAAAGATGAGCTAAAGAAACAACTTAAAACTAACTTAATAGCATCAGTTAAAAAAAGAGTTAAAGGGCTTTCTGAAGTAGGAATACTCTTTTCTGGAGGTATAGACAGCACAATAATTGCTAAAATTGTTTTGGATCTTGGAATTAAAACAACACTTTACAGTGTAGGGCATGAAAAGGCCATAGATCTTAAATTTTCAAAAGAAACTGCTTTAAAACTGAATCTCCCAATAAAAATAAAAACAGTAGATATAAAAGATGTTAAAAACTACTTAAATCCAGTATTGTATGCAATAGAAGAGTTCAACCTTATGAAAATAGGTGTAGGGATGCCGGCATATATTGCAGCAGAAATGGCACATGAAGATGGTTTAAAAGTCATGTTATCGGGTCAGGGTGCTGATGAACTATTTGGAGGATATAATCGCTATTTAAGAATATATAATGAAAAAGGGACCATAAAAAATGAAGATTTATGGGATGACATCTTAAATCTGTACCACGTGAATTTACAGCGTGATGATGCAGTTACAATGGCAAATAGTATTGAATTAAGAGTTCCATATCTTGATCTAGACATTATAAATACTGCAATGAATATACCTATGAAATATAAAATCAAT
This portion of the Methanobacterium sp. genome encodes:
- a CDS encoding CBS domain-containing protein, which gives rise to MKVKEIMDKEYIYVSPDQDIVEVSLKMEKHKKFTTPVVDDNKMLIGWITSLDVTRGFRENQKKVKDIMHSKDYIVHVHEDDPARLAVLETSKHKVVSIPVLDDNDIVVGVIRTFDIVETLSHLYDIKVYKIFEAMNKELKGVSWEELMEAAAIITRRRTGKRIKPEEYEKNIREATFGEAIWATGGLEKFFVGLIAIGELVIARKVARARQ
- the asnB gene encoding asparagine synthase (glutamine-hydrolyzing); this translates as MCGIAGINGNNISEKLYNMLISMKHRGPDGSGVFVDNSVIFGDLDKLDVPEGSFGLGHNLLSIVGCQGSQPLTHDKLVLVCNGEIYNYNKLKKGFEDDFKSDSDSEIVLMLIKQFYKDSIYEAVLKTVEYLDGDYAFAVYDGKDFAAVRDPLGVKTLYFGENKDQNIFAFASERKALWNIGINDVQTLSPTSMIYNKKIIKFNNKISEIITTNSDNSVNHYLSKDELKKQLKTNLIASVKKRVKGLSEVGILFSGGIDSTIIAKIVLDLGIKTTLYSVGHEKAIDLKFSKETALKLNLPIKIKTVDIKDVKNYLNPVLYAIEEFNLMKIGVGMPAYIAAEMAHEDGLKVMLSGQGADELFGGYNRYLRIYNEKGTIKNEDLWDDILNLYHVNLQRDDAVTMANSIELRVPYLDLDIINTAMNIPMKYKINGKDDNLRKCILREVGTELGVHAEIVKRPKKAAQYGSGIHKMLKKILKEDQFKNLPDKFNKHYIVN